From a region of the Macrobrachium nipponense isolate FS-2020 chromosome 20, ASM1510439v2, whole genome shotgun sequence genome:
- the LOC135223688 gene encoding uncharacterized protein LOC135223688 (The sequence of the model RefSeq protein was modified relative to this genomic sequence to represent the inferred CDS: added 19 bases not found in genome assembly): MLRESIGLLREGNMLGEGMDESAGDHFLAGEVCFPGKAAPQATPVFHSRQLEEQERLRRNFENLSVGRRPFEVVVRSRQAIGRTVPQTSEPRSSVVLRRVHDRLGSNTGGEGSVRPLERGTEVLAHKPQGIGSNSIGSPILREKNYGTDCPDQLGQHHGSRIYQETGRDSLSVPVRDSERYLALGENEKYNDPDKIRFRSAERSCRPSQPSTSAASNRMDSPSRGLPRVVEALGTPISRPLRDIEDEEASDLLLPGSRPRSNSYRCHAMELEGDGCLRLFSIQTPGRSDQEVCGFRRSKNDADRPLLACKRLVRRGHVISGRLPKDPTRKNRSTQTAPLREVSQKPLRSESDCIQTIEK, from the coding sequence gtcttcttagagaaggaaatatgctcggcgagggaatggatgagtctgctggggaccatttccttgctggagaagtttgtttccctgggaaggctgcacctcaggccactccagtttttcatagcagacaactggaagaacaagaaagacttAGACGAAATTTTGAGAATCTCTCAGTCGGTCGAAgaccatttgaagtggtggttcgatcccgtcaagctatcggaaggaCTGTCCCTCAAACTTCTGAGCCCAGatctagtgttgttctcagacgcgtccatgacaggctggggagcaacactgggggagaaggaagtgtcaggcctctggagaggggaacagaggtcctggcacataaacctcaaggaattggaagcaattcgatTGGCTCTCCAATTCTTCGAGAGAAGAATTATGGGACagattgtccagatcaactcggacaacaccacggctctcgcatatatcaagaaacagggagggactcactctcgGTTCCTGTTCGAGATAGTGAGAGATATCTTGCTTTGGgcgaaaatgagaaatataacgatcctgacaagattcgtttCAGGAGTGCAGAACGTTcgtgcagaccttctcagccatCAACATCAGCTGCTTCCaaccgaatggactctccatccagaggttTGCCGAGAGTTGTGGAGGCTTTGGGGACGCCCAttagtagacctcttcgcgacatcgaagacgaagaggcttccgatttactgctccccggttctcgacccAGGAGCAATAGCTATAGATGCCATGCTAtggaattggaaggggatggatGTCTACGCCTTTtctccattcaaactcctgggagaagtgatcaggaagtttgcggcttcagaaggagcaagaatgacgctgatcgcccccttttggcctgcaagcgactggttcgCAGAGGTCATGTTatttctggtagacttcccaaggaccctACCAGAAagaatcgatctactcagacagccccacttcgagaggtatcacagaaacctctccgctctgagtctgactgcattcagactattgAAAAGtag